A genomic segment from Candidatus Brocadia sinica JPN1 encodes:
- a CDS encoding PA14 domain-containing protein produces the protein MTGNYLYPSEGENAVLHPINVSPPEIRSGLNKKVYKGNPKAQLIEEITEDKPIYFEWHSDAKKSYKSPFTIEWNGLLKIEDRCDYTFLLGSDDGSELFLNGKCIINNGGVHGLVEKRQTVCLEPGFYRIHLKYFDQGGKSILHLKWKFSNGEETVIPPSQFYQETNIRDLHAVDTTIPYILEIEPNSIIKETNVVFKKNNPTLVFKNHGILRTYYVNYWDNHRFDPPTEVPAYNILWRGSIWIPKDGTYTFKFNTNGDAFLFIDSKPIIKYRTGSDSTAQVSLERGWKSIQINYFNPKKYATLHLLWQRPDNSKLTSISSRYLKPSEDTGFLRGARLRCAAGFIITSVSIILSFFLVLRDTIANRIQGYLAYIKQNWSIVALIVIVILGAILRLNNYSVVPPHGDTMDPYSEAWNGYHILHGDGPKSWEPPYFLSAYKAEDVKFIRWFGDSFRIVKGYIDHPPLFSIFAGIPPTICGAKDYLDCRFTTINLAPIFFSTLTIVLVFLVSYNIYHSNTLAIIASLLYATVPLFVAAGRIAKGDGLLALVFISGVFCVLKYIESQKKRYMIFAGLLAGLSFWCKETGICAIVIFPILLGRKGFIKEAGIIAGIGFPVAIGYFLYNYLINPEAFFKMLALRNEQHVTVFNIVLKYLKEPRLAQVTANFGMGYFLWFWYAIVYSMGKKDQVVPITTFIFLMCLCAVSSDIYSYGWYLFPMYPFMAIAGGLFMRDFISKPNTAKALLILLLLMAVPLKEILPGDLSKAPWLFRCYLAIGILPFLAVDFLRNRISATIAKATCYTYISLFIMMNVYIVYHLQDVYDPLK, from the coding sequence TTGACTGGGAATTACTTATATCCTTCTGAAGGAGAAAATGCAGTACTCCATCCTATAAATGTGTCTCCACCAGAGATACGGTCTGGCCTGAACAAAAAGGTCTACAAGGGAAACCCGAAGGCACAGCTAATAGAAGAAATAACCGAAGATAAACCCATTTATTTCGAATGGCATTCCGATGCAAAAAAATCTTACAAATCGCCATTTACCATCGAATGGAATGGACTTTTAAAAATAGAAGACCGGTGTGATTATACCTTTCTATTGGGTTCAGACGATGGATCAGAACTGTTTCTCAACGGCAAATGTATCATCAATAATGGGGGTGTTCACGGCCTTGTAGAAAAAAGACAAACGGTATGCCTTGAGCCGGGATTTTACCGAATTCATTTGAAGTATTTTGATCAAGGTGGCAAGTCTATACTGCATCTGAAGTGGAAGTTTTCAAATGGAGAAGAAACGGTAATACCGCCATCTCAATTCTATCAGGAAACAAATATCCGTGATTTACATGCAGTTGACACTACAATACCTTACATCTTAGAAATAGAACCCAATAGTATCATAAAAGAGACAAACGTTGTATTCAAAAAAAATAATCCTACCCTCGTATTTAAAAATCACGGTATACTGAGGACCTATTATGTAAATTATTGGGATAATCACCGTTTTGACCCACCGACAGAAGTTCCTGCTTACAATATCCTATGGAGGGGATCTATTTGGATACCAAAGGACGGCACATATACATTTAAATTCAACACAAATGGTGATGCTTTTTTGTTTATTGATTCAAAGCCTATTATAAAATATCGTACTGGAAGTGATTCAACCGCACAAGTATCTTTGGAGAGGGGTTGGAAATCTATACAAATCAATTATTTTAATCCAAAGAAATATGCTACATTACATCTGCTTTGGCAAAGGCCAGATAATAGCAAACTCACAAGTATTTCCTCACGGTATTTAAAGCCTTCCGAGGATACAGGGTTCTTAAGGGGGGCTAGATTACGGTGTGCGGCAGGATTTATCATTACCTCCGTTTCTATCATCCTTAGTTTCTTCCTGGTATTAAGGGATACAATCGCAAATCGTATTCAAGGATATCTTGCTTATATAAAACAAAATTGGTCTATCGTAGCTTTGATTGTTATTGTTATTCTTGGGGCTATTTTAAGGCTTAACAATTATAGTGTAGTTCCACCTCACGGGGATACGATGGACCCTTATTCAGAGGCATGGAATGGTTATCATATTCTGCATGGTGATGGACCTAAATCATGGGAACCACCCTATTTTTTGTCAGCCTACAAAGCCGAAGATGTAAAATTTATTCGATGGTTTGGGGACAGTTTTAGGATTGTAAAAGGCTATATTGATCACCCACCCTTATTTTCCATTTTTGCAGGTATCCCCCCGACAATTTGTGGCGCTAAGGATTATTTAGATTGTCGGTTTACCACGATCAATTTGGCTCCAATATTTTTCTCAACGCTTACCATTGTTCTCGTATTTCTTGTTTCTTATAATATATACCACTCCAATACACTAGCCATTATTGCAAGCCTGCTTTACGCCACAGTTCCACTCTTTGTTGCTGCTGGAAGAATTGCCAAAGGAGACGGTCTGCTTGCGCTTGTTTTCATTTCCGGAGTATTTTGTGTTTTAAAATATATCGAATCTCAAAAAAAGAGATACATGATTTTTGCCGGGCTCCTGGCAGGGTTGTCGTTCTGGTGTAAGGAGACAGGTATCTGCGCGATTGTAATTTTTCCCATACTATTGGGACGAAAGGGCTTTATAAAGGAAGCTGGCATAATTGCAGGAATTGGTTTTCCGGTAGCAATAGGCTATTTTCTGTATAATTATTTAATTAATCCAGAGGCATTCTTCAAGATGCTGGCTTTACGCAATGAACAGCACGTGACGGTGTTCAATATTGTGCTTAAGTATTTAAAGGAACCTAGACTTGCCCAGGTCACTGCAAATTTTGGTATGGGATATTTCTTGTGGTTTTGGTATGCAATAGTTTATTCGATGGGGAAAAAAGACCAAGTCGTTCCCATAACGACCTTTATTTTTCTCATGTGTCTGTGTGCCGTATCATCGGATATTTATTCATATGGCTGGTATCTTTTTCCTATGTATCCCTTTATGGCAATTGCGGGTGGATTATTTATGAGGGATTTTATCTCAAAGCCAAATACTGCAAAGGCGCTCTTAATACTTTTACTACTAATGGCAGTTCCTTTAAAAGAAATCCTTCCGGGAGATTTATCTAAGGCACCGTGGCTGTTTAGATGTTATCTTGCCATTGGCATCCTTCCTTTCCTGGCAGTTGATTTTCTGAGAAATCGGATTAGTGCCACGATTGCTAAAGCTACCTGTTATACCTATATTTCCCTTTTCATCATGATGAATGTCTATATCGTTTATCACTTACAAGACGTCTATGACCCACTGAAATAA
- a CDS encoding dolichyl-phosphate beta-glucosyltransferase, whose amino-acid sequence MKECFLSIIIPAYNEEKRLLPTLNKICAYLSNQGFPYEIIVVDDGSTDDTLQMVRNFASSEENVVILVNGQNSGKGYSVKKGMLSARGEYVFFTDADLSTPIEEIEKCLPYLKNGYDVVIGSRSLPESDITIHQPWYREKMGKIFNSMVNMVLVKGIIDTQCGFKGFKKEVVKTVFSRCGIDGFSFDVEALYLSRKFNFKIKEIPIRWENSALSKVNPVRHSLQMFRDLFRIKIKDLKGCYR is encoded by the coding sequence ATGAAAGAATGTTTCCTGTCCATAATAATTCCTGCTTATAACGAGGAAAAGAGGTTATTGCCTACCCTTAATAAAATTTGTGCATATCTTTCCAATCAAGGCTTTCCTTATGAAATAATTGTCGTGGATGATGGCTCTACGGATGATACCTTGCAAATGGTAAGAAATTTTGCAAGTTCAGAGGAAAATGTTGTTATTTTAGTAAATGGGCAGAATAGTGGTAAGGGGTATTCTGTAAAAAAAGGCATGTTGTCTGCAAGAGGTGAATATGTCTTTTTTACCGATGCAGACCTTTCTACTCCTATAGAGGAAATAGAAAAATGTCTGCCATACCTTAAAAATGGCTACGATGTGGTTATCGGGTCGCGAAGCTTGCCAGAATCTGATATTACTATTCATCAACCCTGGTATAGGGAAAAGATGGGTAAAATCTTTAACTCTATGGTAAATATGGTGTTGGTAAAAGGGATTATTGACACACAATGTGGATTCAAAGGATTTAAAAAGGAAGTTGTTAAAACAGTCTTTAGCAGATGCGGCATCGATGGTTTTTCCTTTGATGTGGAGGCCCTTTATTTATCACGAAAATTTAATTTTAAGATAAAGGAAATTCCGATTCGGTGGGAAAATTCTGCATTGAGTAAGGTGAATCCCGTCAGACATTCCCTTCAGATGTTTCGTGACCTCTTCAGGATAAAAATAAAAGATTTGAAGGGGTGTTATCGGTGA
- a CDS encoding PA14 domain-containing protein: MSDLPIYEKVKLFLRKGYLHYPFGLLAALLSWGTYFIYLWPRMLFWTRDGLTSGWIGIWADWSAHFSYASAFAYRPVTDWFTVHPLYYARKFTYPFVADMISGLLIRLGVDQVPAFIIPSIITTIFLLIALYLLYSFILKSGWQALTALTLFFAGGGMGFYWFVQDFSKKPSWKTILFPPKEYTHIGENCIEWINVFSGQLVPQRALLLGMPIMLVMLTILLKWMQRHFRDVPNVWLVLLGVFSSFMLVIHIHSYIAFTIFCMVFFVCTLRSWKQWILFAFSAAVPSILIYRWFYGGEITSSFFSWYPGWLANARSKNVNYFYFWWLNWGLFLPFSLWAIWQTKYYKHPFIIGGLAIFLLSNLILFQPYAWDNSKVLSWSYLVLCIPAASYLAELWRKNIALKGVVVLLFISMTASGFLDLWRLTRTGKLSNIMWSNADLALAKEFRGISRATDRVLTADTHNHWVSTQAGRQILLGYKGWMWTYGIDYGQMARNMMTIFSGRADAEHLIKKYAINYVVIGPAERHDYHANEKYFKSRYKKILENKEYRVYEVNHMDSKQILVQGTQGQDLADQRYGLRVCYYGNINWEGEPITEDIDTDIEFHWNTDGEKPISSPFSAIWKGYVDITIPGAYTFKLTSDDGSWLYIDDMLVIDNGGIHAIKSMTGAVTLEKGKHKIMIKYFDGGGGAVFKLSWIPPGGGEEKIHEERLKVKE; the protein is encoded by the coding sequence ATGTCAGATTTACCTATTTATGAAAAAGTAAAACTGTTTTTGCGAAAAGGGTATTTGCATTATCCCTTTGGCTTGCTGGCAGCGTTGTTGAGTTGGGGGACATATTTCATTTATCTCTGGCCAAGGATGCTGTTTTGGACGCGCGATGGCCTGACTTCAGGCTGGATTGGCATTTGGGCTGACTGGTCAGCGCATTTTTCTTATGCAAGCGCCTTTGCATATCGCCCAGTTACCGATTGGTTCACGGTGCATCCGCTCTATTACGCACGGAAGTTTACGTATCCGTTTGTGGCGGATATGATTTCCGGCCTCTTAATTCGCCTTGGTGTAGATCAGGTGCCCGCCTTTATTATCCCCTCAATTATTACGACCATATTTTTGTTGATTGCACTTTATCTTTTGTACAGTTTTATTTTAAAATCCGGTTGGCAGGCTTTAACTGCCTTGACATTATTTTTTGCGGGCGGGGGGATGGGATTTTATTGGTTCGTTCAAGATTTTTCGAAAAAGCCCTCATGGAAAACGATACTGTTTCCTCCGAAAGAATATACGCATATCGGCGAAAATTGTATTGAATGGATCAATGTTTTTTCCGGGCAACTTGTCCCTCAGCGCGCACTCTTGCTTGGAATGCCCATCATGCTGGTAATGCTTACCATCCTCCTCAAGTGGATGCAGAGACATTTTCGTGACGTCCCGAATGTATGGCTTGTTCTGCTTGGAGTATTTTCCAGCTTTATGCTGGTGATCCATATCCACTCGTACATTGCCTTCACAATATTTTGCATGGTGTTTTTCGTATGCACACTGAGAAGCTGGAAACAATGGATATTGTTTGCATTTTCTGCTGCTGTCCCGTCGATTTTGATATATCGGTGGTTCTACGGAGGCGAAATTACCTCGAGCTTTTTTTCATGGTATCCGGGATGGCTTGCAAATGCTCGGTCAAAAAACGTGAATTATTTTTATTTTTGGTGGCTCAATTGGGGACTATTCCTTCCGTTTTCTCTATGGGCAATCTGGCAAACAAAGTATTATAAACATCCTTTTATTATCGGTGGGCTCGCAATTTTCCTTCTGAGCAACCTCATATTATTTCAGCCATATGCCTGGGATAATTCAAAAGTATTAAGCTGGAGTTATCTCGTGCTATGCATTCCCGCTGCATCGTATTTAGCAGAACTCTGGCGAAAGAATATAGCGCTAAAAGGAGTGGTAGTGCTATTGTTTATTTCAATGACCGCATCCGGGTTTCTTGATCTCTGGCGCCTTACCCGAACGGGAAAACTGAGTAATATTATGTGGAGCAACGCAGACCTTGCGCTAGCAAAGGAGTTTCGTGGAATTTCCAGGGCGACAGACAGGGTACTCACGGCAGATACCCACAATCATTGGGTCTCAACGCAGGCAGGTCGTCAAATACTATTGGGTTACAAAGGCTGGATGTGGACATATGGCATTGATTACGGACAAATGGCGCGCAATATGATGACGATCTTTTCCGGTAGAGCCGATGCCGAGCACCTGATCAAGAAATATGCCATAAATTATGTTGTCATAGGTCCCGCAGAACGACACGATTACCATGCTAACGAAAAATATTTTAAGTCGCGGTATAAAAAAATTTTAGAGAATAAAGAGTATCGTGTTTATGAAGTTAATCACATGGACAGCAAACAAATCCTTGTTCAAGGCACACAAGGACAAGATTTAGCCGATCAAAGGTATGGATTACGTGTCTGCTATTATGGTAATATAAATTGGGAAGGTGAGCCGATAACCGAAGATATCGATACGGATATTGAATTTCATTGGAATACTGATGGTGAAAAGCCCATATCGAGCCCATTTAGCGCTATTTGGAAAGGTTATGTGGATATTACCATACCGGGTGCTTATACATTCAAATTAACCTCGGATGACGGCTCGTGGCTTTATATAGATGACATGTTGGTGATAGACAACGGTGGCATTCATGCAATAAAATCTATGACAGGTGCAGTTACCTTGGAAAAAGGCAAACACAAAATAATGATTAAATATTTTGATGGTGGAGGAGGGGCAGTTTTTAAGTTGTCGTGGATACCACCGGGTGGCGGAGAGGAGAAGATACATGAGGAAAGATTAAAGGTAAAGGAGTAA
- a CDS encoding flippase activity-associated protein Agl23, with the protein MKEERSQRITLLIAFFVPVFIASLIRFWDLDLRPFHSDEGVNSFFLLNLFNRNYYHYDPANYHGPFLYYIGLIPFYIFGLTDFAFRFMPALFGIMVVALLYPFRRSFGKMGLLTAGLLIALSPAISFFSRDTIHEIYLVFFSLAVVVSFFLYSETRKSRYLYFAAASLAFVITIKETYILTFAVYALSLTIAYCYEMVFLSKGAKFQYLKDVFTTFAVDCRKKKYAIGISVGIFFLINFLFYSSFLTYYGGIKGILTTLKIWTKTGTHSGGHAKPFFYYFKLLYKFELPMLVLGIAGFYYSFRRGNKFPVFVAAWAIIIYVVYSFIPYKTPWLILNILLPLSIMGGIFMNNLFRIIEKRWHYAIFYPIYVCIFGFSCYQSIMLNFKNYDDERYELVYVQTKRDIYNLLDRLESLSNKCGKNMTINIVSREYWPLPWYLREYKNAKFWGNVISNPNAPVIIVDKNGETELKKKLKGDYKKERFVLRPGVWLSAYLQQGLYEIEFDKEATAKTITHPVTKILKAELEQGLNAKYFYNIECIGTPFLSRVEKEPISFTYNDETKKPYRSPFGIEWEGYLSIAQKGIYQFATNSDDGSVVYIDGNMVVDNDDIHAIRYISGVIPLDEGFHHVRIKYFDGGGGAIMNFLWTPPGGKESLVPEQVLFHKK; encoded by the coding sequence ATGAAAGAAGAACGAAGTCAAAGAATTACACTACTTATTGCTTTTTTTGTGCCAGTTTTCATTGCATCTCTAATCCGTTTCTGGGACCTCGATCTCAGGCCTTTTCATTCGGATGAGGGTGTGAACAGTTTTTTCCTGTTGAATTTGTTCAATAGGAATTACTACCATTATGACCCCGCCAATTATCATGGCCCTTTCCTCTATTACATTGGTTTAATTCCATTTTATATTTTCGGCCTTACCGATTTTGCGTTTCGATTCATGCCCGCTCTTTTTGGCATTATGGTTGTCGCCCTGTTGTATCCGTTCCGGAGAAGTTTCGGTAAAATGGGTTTACTGACGGCAGGGTTACTTATTGCCCTCTCTCCTGCTATTTCATTTTTTTCAAGGGACACCATCCACGAAATTTATTTAGTCTTCTTTTCTCTTGCGGTCGTGGTTTCCTTTTTTCTTTACTCCGAGACAAGGAAATCAAGGTACCTCTATTTCGCAGCGGCAAGCCTTGCCTTCGTCATTACCATAAAAGAAACCTATATACTGACTTTTGCCGTGTACGCATTGTCTCTCACTATAGCGTATTGTTACGAAATGGTTTTCCTATCAAAAGGCGCCAAATTCCAATACCTTAAAGACGTCTTTACCACATTTGCAGTTGATTGCAGGAAAAAGAAATATGCTATAGGAATTAGCGTCGGAATATTTTTCCTTATCAACTTCTTGTTTTATTCGTCATTTTTGACGTATTATGGTGGTATCAAGGGCATTTTAACTACCCTCAAGATATGGACAAAAACGGGTACGCATAGCGGCGGACATGCCAAACCATTCTTTTACTATTTTAAATTGCTTTACAAATTTGAACTTCCCATGCTGGTCCTGGGAATTGCTGGATTTTATTACTCATTTCGGCGTGGAAACAAATTTCCTGTTTTTGTAGCGGCATGGGCTATTATCATCTACGTAGTCTATTCTTTTATACCTTACAAAACGCCCTGGTTGATTTTAAATATCTTACTCCCACTTTCCATCATGGGAGGGATTTTTATGAACAATCTATTCAGAATAATAGAAAAGAGATGGCACTATGCAATCTTTTATCCCATATACGTTTGCATCTTTGGTTTCTCTTGTTATCAGTCCATAATGCTGAATTTTAAAAATTACGATGACGAACGGTACGAACTTGTCTATGTTCAAACCAAGCGAGACATTTATAATTTATTGGACAGATTAGAATCCCTCTCGAACAAATGCGGAAAAAACATGACCATCAATATCGTTTCAAGAGAATACTGGCCGCTGCCATGGTACCTCAGGGAATATAAAAATGCAAAATTCTGGGGAAATGTTATTAGTAATCCCAATGCCCCCGTTATTATTGTAGACAAAAACGGAGAAACAGAATTAAAGAAAAAATTAAAGGGAGATTACAAAAAGGAACGTTTTGTACTGCGACCGGGTGTTTGGCTCTCAGCATATCTACAGCAGGGGCTTTATGAAATTGAGTTTGATAAAGAAGCAACTGCAAAGACAATTACTCACCCAGTCACCAAAATTCTGAAGGCGGAACTGGAGCAGGGATTAAACGCAAAATACTTCTATAATATAGAATGTATCGGAACACCCTTTTTATCAAGGGTGGAGAAAGAGCCCATTTCTTTTACCTATAATGACGAGACGAAAAAACCTTACAGATCACCTTTTGGTATCGAATGGGAGGGGTACCTGTCCATTGCGCAAAAAGGTATTTATCAATTTGCGACAAATTCTGATGACGGTTCTGTGGTTTATATCGATGGGAATATGGTCGTCGATAACGACGATATTCATGCGATAAGGTATATTTCCGGTGTTATACCTCTTGATGAGGGATTTCATCATGTGCGCATAAAATATTTCGATGGGGGAGGAGGCGCTATTATGAACTTCCTGTGGACACCGCCGGGAGGAAAAGAATCTCTCGTTCCGGAGCAGGTTTTATTTCATAAAAAGTAA
- a CDS encoding type II secretion system F family protein — MSTFKYKLLTTSSGIIEGEKDALSKADLINDLRKSGHIILHIQQADKNKKFGFFLNRTNKKAVLPFTQELATLIEGGIPIDKSLSILLSGQDNNTIKDVVEDLLNGIKSGKSFAEALGNHVKLFSNVYINMIRAGEEGGVLPQVLKRLGSFQERLQKVRNEIISAMIYPLLLSCTGLVCVGALIVYVIPKFSQIFEGMGISLPFSTMILMGMSHYSIRYGWIFIIVAMVAFFFYKRAMKDKNTSIKIDQKKLSLPLLGNLLWKMQIARFARTLGTLLENGVPLLKSMDIVKDVLSNQYLADILGHVKLNVKEGAGLTVSLAKRGFLPEIAVHLLKVGEETGNLDQMLLKVADNFDADVEQRMKRLVTMVEPVLILLMGAVIGVIVISMLTAILSVNDLRF, encoded by the coding sequence TAAGGCAGACCTCATTAATGATCTGCGCAAATCAGGCCATATCATTTTACATATTCAACAAGCGGATAAGAATAAAAAGTTTGGATTTTTCCTCAATCGAACAAATAAGAAAGCCGTTTTGCCTTTTACCCAGGAACTTGCAACATTGATCGAGGGGGGTATTCCTATCGACAAAAGCCTGTCTATTTTGTTGTCAGGGCAGGATAATAATACCATTAAAGATGTTGTTGAGGATTTACTGAATGGGATTAAATCTGGAAAGTCCTTTGCTGAAGCGCTCGGAAATCATGTCAAACTATTTTCCAACGTCTATATAAATATGATACGTGCAGGCGAAGAAGGGGGGGTATTACCTCAGGTACTTAAGAGGTTGGGGTCATTTCAGGAAAGGCTGCAGAAAGTTAGAAATGAAATTATTTCAGCAATGATTTATCCCCTCTTACTGAGCTGCACCGGTCTTGTGTGTGTGGGGGCGCTTATCGTTTATGTTATTCCCAAATTTTCTCAGATCTTTGAGGGAATGGGGATTTCTCTTCCTTTTTCGACGATGATACTCATGGGCATGAGCCACTATTCTATTCGATATGGTTGGATTTTCATTATTGTTGCCATGGTCGCTTTCTTTTTTTATAAAAGAGCGATGAAAGACAAAAATACATCCATAAAAATAGATCAAAAAAAGCTGAGTTTGCCCCTTCTTGGTAACCTCTTGTGGAAAATGCAGATAGCCAGATTTGCCAGAACACTTGGCACATTGCTGGAAAATGGCGTACCGCTGCTGAAATCAATGGATATTGTTAAAGATGTACTATCCAATCAGTATCTTGCTGACATCCTGGGGCACGTAAAACTTAATGTAAAAGAGGGCGCAGGCCTTACCGTATCGCTTGCCAAAAGGGGCTTTCTGCCTGAAATTGCCGTCCATTTGCTGAAAGTGGGTGAAGAAACCGGGAACTTGGATCAAATGCTTCTTAAAGTTGCAGATAATTTTGATGCCGATGTAGAGCAGCGGATGAAAAGGCTTGTAACGATGGTTGAACCTGTACTTATATTACTTATGGGGGCTGTTATTGGTGTAATTGTAATTTCTATGTTAACGGCAATCCTCAGTGTAAATGATTTAAGGTTTTAA
- a CDS encoding PA14 domain-containing protein → MTYVVLFIIVSVITGFFLTYFLSARYSIFERVAYGVVIGLGLHTWLVYLFSLLWGLSGKSIYLSTGLLIVFCSLILWIKWTSLKERIRNEAREIKNDFLLNTLSYYIHIAVFSFFTTIFWCLFSRTILLKKDGLYVGLTNNYGDLPLHMAYITSFVWGNNIPPQDPSFAGEKLVYPFLADFLSAIFLKLGLSFQDMLFVPGLLLTIAFYGVLYYFAYRLTKKRLAAILSLFIFFFAGGFGFYYFFQDLANTSHSFWSFLMHLPRDYTKIERLNYQWITPLTCLNVPQRAFLFGFPITMLIFSLLYTGIEYKKWREFLFAGILGGTLPFFHSHSFLAMLMVTIPLGLMFWDWRKWFLFFIPAFILSLPQVLYLSGHVGGGSFFKPNFGWMAGKENFLWFWLKNTGLFWPLMIAGFTLIFVFRKGTGHRAPTHLGIYTLLFLILFLVPNLVLFAPWNWDNIKIFIYWFLGTTPIAAFAMARLYENTHYKVLSRVGFFIIMFFLTIAGSIDVFRYAMAPVYGWKEFSTEEMELAGRISAETPADAIFLNAPIHNHLVFLSGRKSLMGFPGHVWSHGYSDAFKREHDIRKMLKGNPEAASLIDKYKTSYVTIGPHEKHIGVNKEFFDTHYTQIITTKNYAIYDLGKKQQPLVSSDRDSQANDKQKLISQGYGLHASYYGNVDWKGEPVQEKVDTGIEFHWDYEGEKPLSSPFSIVWRGYIDIPAPGTYTFKLTSDDGSWLSIDDILIIDNGGYHAIRSVTGKHTLEKGKHKIMIKYFDGGGGAIFKLSWIPPGGVEGKIPGERLKMKDER, encoded by the coding sequence ATGACATACGTTGTGCTATTTATCATTGTTTCCGTTATTACCGGGTTTTTCCTTACGTATTTTCTGTCAGCAAGGTACTCCATCTTTGAAAGAGTTGCTTACGGAGTGGTCATAGGATTAGGGCTTCACACCTGGCTTGTTTACCTCTTTTCCTTACTCTGGGGACTTTCTGGCAAAAGCATTTATCTTTCAACCGGCTTGCTTATCGTGTTTTGTTCACTCATTCTCTGGATCAAATGGACATCGCTTAAAGAAAGGATACGGAATGAGGCAAGAGAGATAAAAAACGATTTTCTTCTCAATACGTTGTCCTATTATATACATATTGCAGTATTTTCCTTCTTTACAACCATATTCTGGTGTTTGTTTTCCAGAACGATTCTTTTGAAAAAGGACGGGCTGTATGTTGGCTTAACAAACAATTATGGCGATCTGCCGCTCCATATGGCCTATATCACCTCCTTTGTATGGGGGAATAATATCCCGCCCCAGGACCCGTCTTTTGCCGGTGAGAAGCTGGTCTATCCATTTCTGGCCGATTTTCTATCTGCCATTTTTCTTAAGCTAGGGTTAAGTTTTCAAGACATGTTGTTCGTCCCTGGTCTCTTATTAACCATCGCCTTTTATGGTGTCCTCTACTACTTTGCCTATCGTCTGACAAAAAAAAGGTTGGCTGCGATTCTTTCTCTATTTATCTTCTTTTTTGCAGGCGGATTCGGTTTTTACTATTTCTTCCAGGATCTGGCAAATACATCTCATAGTTTCTGGTCATTTCTTATGCACCTGCCACGAGATTACACGAAAATTGAACGCCTGAACTACCAGTGGATTACGCCATTGACATGCCTCAATGTACCGCAACGGGCTTTTCTCTTCGGTTTTCCGATTACCATGCTAATCTTTTCTCTCCTCTATACTGGCATTGAATATAAGAAGTGGAGAGAATTTCTCTTTGCCGGCATCCTTGGCGGGACGTTGCCATTCTTCCACTCACATAGTTTTCTGGCCATGCTGATGGTTACCATACCACTGGGTCTCATGTTTTGGGACTGGCGGAAATGGTTTCTGTTCTTTATACCAGCCTTTATCCTGTCACTACCGCAGGTGCTTTATCTGTCCGGACACGTGGGTGGAGGAAGTTTTTTTAAACCAAATTTTGGATGGATGGCAGGGAAGGAAAATTTTCTCTGGTTCTGGTTAAAGAATACCGGTCTTTTCTGGCCTTTGATGATAGCTGGATTCACACTAATTTTCGTTTTTCGTAAGGGCACGGGGCACCGTGCCCCTACACATCTTGGGATATATACTTTGCTATTTTTGATACTCTTCCTCGTGCCCAATCTGGTACTCTTCGCACCCTGGAATTGGGACAATATAAAAATATTCATTTACTGGTTTTTGGGAACTACCCCTATTGCAGCCTTTGCAATGGCCCGTTTATATGAAAATACACATTACAAAGTTCTTTCACGCGTGGGCTTTTTCATTATCATGTTTTTTCTCACCATTGCAGGAAGTATCGACGTTTTCAGATATGCCATGGCCCCCGTTTATGGCTGGAAGGAATTTAGTACAGAGGAAATGGAACTTGCCGGACGTATTTCCGCAGAAACACCGGCAGATGCAATCTTCCTGAATGCGCCCATACACAACCACCTTGTATTCCTATCCGGCAGAAAGTCATTGATGGGTTTCCCCGGTCATGTATGGAGTCACGGCTATAGTGATGCATTCAAGCGTGAACACGACATTCGAAAGATGTTAAAAGGTAATCCTGAAGCGGCATCTCTCATAGATAAATATAAAACCAGCTATGTAACAATAGGTCCTCACGAGAAACATATCGGCGTAAACAAGGAATTTTTTGATACACATTATACGCAGATAATAACTACGAAAAACTATGCCATTTACGATCTGGGTAAAAAACAACAGCCTCTTGTTTCATCAGACAGAGATTCTCAGGCGAACGATAAACAGAAGTTAATCAGCCAGGGATATGGATTACATGCCAGCTATTATGGCAACGTGGATTGGAAGGGTGAGCCTGTGCAAGAAAAAGTCGATACAGGCATTGAATTTCATTGGGACTATGAGGGAGAAAAACCCCTATCAAGCCCTTTTAGCATAGTCTGGAGAGGTTATATCGATATTCCAGCGCCCGGTACGTATACATTCAAATTAACGTCAGATGACGGTTCGTGGCTTTCCATAGATGATATATTGATAATAGATAATGGTGGTTATCATGCAATAAGATCTGTGACAGGTAAACATACATTGGAAAAAGGCAAACACAAGATAATGATCAAATATTTTGATGGGGGCGGCGGGGCTATTTTTAAGCTATCATGGATACCGCCGGGAGGTGTGGAAGGGAAGATACCGGGGGAAAGATTAAAGATGAAAGATGAAAGATGA